TACCTTCAATTGTAAAGCAGAAGCGTAGAGTGCAGGGggaaattaaacaatgtgctttatGACCGCCCATACTAGCAGATCATTGATTTAACtacaaagttgaaaaaattaagTCTTTCAGCCCCAAGCCATTGGATTTTAATGACTTGTTCATTGAAACTATTCGTACCAGAAATTGGAACCAGTAACTGCATgttattcaaaaaacaatttaGAAGGAACTAATATGTAGTTGCAGGGTGCATTGAAAGGTATCTGGATTCTGGACAAGAGTGAGAACCCTTTACCTCTtcttaaatttattataatgCGTAGTACAGGCTCTGCTTGAACCGCATAGATGCTTTTGATCAGAAATTACCATGCCTCGCGTACTACTACACAGCTTATCCGCCCAGAGACGTTGACCTAGGTCCTAGAAGACTACAAGTTTGGTATCCATCATTTTAAGTTTGAACTTAAACCGGGTTGAACGGGTTGTACCAACTACTATTATATCAGTACCAAGCCAAGCATGATGGCCGAATGAATCACGAGAGCAGCGCTCAACATATGATCCAAATATTATATTACTGGTATTTTGGTTCGTTTGGCATTCGATTGATATAAAACCCACATGCAACgcattatttataaaattagcaaaatttataTAAGAATGCAAATTGTAGGGAATCTCGAAGATATTTGAAAATGCATAAAATCACCTTCAGAAGACTCTTCAATTTTTAGCTGGTGAGTTACTGACCCTAAAATGTATTCGTATAGAAGCGATATAATGAGAGTGCGTTCAAATGAAAATCCACAAAATTAAATTAGATTTTATgaagaatatataaaaatagattGCGTTTCATAAACAGGTAtaaatgtcaaaataaaatactaaagtTTGACTTTATGcgtgtttttgaaataaattgaactgGGTGAATATCAGTTTTAactttaaaaatcattttaaatggCGAGTTGGTTGGTATTTGGGGAAGCGTTTCTATTTAAATGTTCCGTTATTTTTCCAACATCAATGAAAAATTAGCCGTGAATATGGAAAGAACCTTTGCCCATGTCCGATTTTGCGGAGGATTTACTCAAGTGAGAATCAAATGTTACCCTAACATTCACACGGCTTTCATATTTTAACAAATGTGAAAATTACATTGGCTTCGGCAACAATTAACACCGCTTCACGACTTTGCGAATTACTTCAAACATATAATTCATTTCCCATTCCATTCGATAATACTCTACAATCCCGTAAACGTTTATCAAAGCATGAGTGCCAAAATCCCAATTTTGGTGAGTCACTCGTTTCCCAAGTGCTTTCATTCTTTCGTAGAAGATTATCTAAACATGAATGAATTAAACGATTACAAAGGTCAAGTTATGACGTTTGCTAAACGCATCAAatgttcaaatttgaatttttcttcAAATCGACTTTGAGGTGATTTTCAAATCACAGGCAAGAAAGGGAAGGGAATCGAGCGACTGCTGTTGTTCATTTAATGTTTGGGTTGTCTAGTCAGTGTGGTTCGCGCATGAGCAGACATATGTTTAGTGGCAATGTAAAGCAATgtctttcaaattattttcataaatattcaggcttcaaaaatatttgatgctGTCACCATTgggaaatatttgatttttggtCAGGctatttgataaatgaaaagaAAACTAATACGGCatgtaatcaaaatttttcacTGGAACCGATTCTTGGCATCACTAAACTAGATTAGTATGTTTCATTTACCGGTGTTTAACAACTTAAAATATCCAAAAACTCACGCCGTCGTCACGAAGTACGTCATATTCACACGTCATCACGTTGGTTATAGGAAGCTTTCGTAACGATGAGTCAGATGCAGCAAGTGGCGGCATTCTCCAGTCAGACACTACGGCCTGTAGCTTTGAAGACACAACTGAAAACGACCTTTTTTCTTCGTCGGTGAGTTGAGCAATAGGAATTGAAACTTCtcttggttggacttgatcggaaatatgcgtacaagtattgacaataaaaaattttaaacttgaTGCATTGTGATTTACGTGAACATTATACcatgttacaaaaacaaatcgGGGGAAGTTGATCCAGCGAATCTGTATGCACGGcgtacattcatcatatctcggaccaaaaaccttttgattttgggcgaaataTGTCGTacaattagcgaggtattaattaattagtgatggaacacaaggtgtcactatggagtaagagcgctgttttgaggaatcccctaactttcgatcgataagtcttcggtctctgactgatattctcgtattttgttttaattagtatttttgtgaattctacaatcctgagctgttcgtacaatacttatggcgctccagtactgtacgtaccaatgcgaaggcagtaaagcaaagaatcctaaggtAAAATGTCCTGGTAAGTATACTACGATAGCCCCCGCAAATTAGCGATTCGCAAGCGTTTTTAATCGACCGAGGATCATCATAAAACATAACTTATGGTGGtttccgtttttattttaagtaatttgtattgccgcttttcaatttagaaaaatttagtTGCcgccattgacacctaccagaaaaaaaattatacctcGTTGTTCGAGCTCGCGAGGAATACCACTTAGATATTTATCCACGCTTgtgccgactcgtgttttcgtccgCAAGTACGGTAaattgtgaaatccaatcgtttgattaagcgacgcgcaagtgacctgtcgcgtcacctgttaccaaattttcgaatagtaaattgctattctaatagttgaatattcgaatataagTCCAGTATATGATCCAGTAATTATGGACTTGATTTATGTTaagtgaataaacttgctttttatgttttatgtaaattctaacaggaatcgtaacttggctgatggttaagtttcgTAAAACATTTctgactcgttgcggactcattcgaaCGCTCCGCgtactcatttgagaccgcggactcgggttgggaaacactgcactaaacgaacacgcagctcgtaTAAGTTTCTAAAGTCTTACAAAACGacttaaaaaataaagatttaataaatattcgtGTCTCGGTGCTGGGTTTCGAATTCTAAATCAGTTTTCACGTAAGATATACGTTCATTGTGtcgccacaagtattgatttagatatcgagGGATTTACTGCGAAAAGTGCTTGGGCTTGAACTGTGGAAGCAAGTAggattgcttcatacttgaacaccaggagttcacaggtttagtcacaaatagaaaagcccttaCTGTTGTAAGTTTAATATCTGATGCTTGGGATGAAGAATTCATCAATCGGAGACTGAAGTCTTGATCAAAGTGGAGTGAttctataaattttcaaaatatttcgattccTCGTCCATTCAAAGAtgttgaatgtaaatatttcctgtacaaatttggcatattctgtcaAATAATATCAAAGCATTCCAAGAGGAATTGCCACAGTCGTTCAACTTAACGTTGATTCCGCGTAAAATCCCACTGATTACTGCACTAGAAGAATGGATATTCCTAAGTTTTTATAGAATTCTGACAGATGGCAAGTTGAACCAGCTTTTTTGCGATTGACTGAGCGAAGCAAACCGAAGCTATTTGCAATTAGTTTTGGAAAAGAAGACAAAAGAGTACAACGACAATAACTTTGATGACTCGATATTAAGTTGCGGAAAAAGAGCCGGACTtgggaaaaaaaattctgacacTAGTTGACCCTACTCGACCCGCGTCAGGATTCTGCCTCATTTATGACTTTCTGTGAATATTCATGGGGGTGGCTTCGTCAGCAGTCCGCGTGGTTATGAATTTAAGTTTAGTtcgggttgggaaaaatattcgaatatcgtaTCGAATATTAGAGTAACAGTTTGCTGTTctaatatctggtaacacaacACGTGACCTGAACGCGACACGCCTTTTGTGCGTCGCTGAATCAAACGCTTGGACAGCACAGTGCACGAAACACGAGAATCAGCATACATtcctggctaacggacaatggcgtcagaattcagtgttttatttgcgttataatatttttatttatttccagtggtTATTATATTGTTCCTCGACGAGCATAAGTTTCTCAATGTCGCATGATTTCCAACTTTTCAGTAGGCCGTTTATAAATTTCgaaacattgatacaagttCTTATTGAAGTATAACATTAAGTCAATCATATCAGAAATTCTCACTGATCCGCAATGACGACATTCCATGAGTTATATTTAATGCAAATACATGGatgtgacagaaaatacaacgaatccagaGGCCATtagcaaagatattgttcactttttcattttacagtgaCGATAAGGAAGATTAAAGCCGACACGAAATATAACaatcaaaataaagttaatttggaGATGGGGATTGCAAATTTATTCTTATAATTTTCCTAGCGTCTCGTCgacaatgatcgcacagtagttccgcaataaattaaaaaaattaaatatcgatatccaccagatcgcaagacttgatacgcgcgtgattaaaagaaccgacATATGTATGTGGATGGCCGAAACAATCACGCCATAATCACGAAACATACCTCAGCCTATACttctatatgcggttataatttTGCCGTTTCGGCGTCTTTATCCACCTATAACTGCTAAGACATAGGttttgtatgacgtcataatgattccaacaaaatatatgaattgagttcttttatccagataacaagcgattcaggccaagaacgCTCATTTGCAAATATTCCCTAAAAATGTGGAGCATGAGAAATCGACTCAAAACTCAAATATctttagcgagaagaaaaccagaaatcagaAGGTTAATGGaagatgtgagttcagctttctgtgtagatggttttgtaactttcgAAAGGGTGAagaaggaagcttttgatctttctctagaaacattagtgatgtttcatttaattttgaatacttgaacacatgctcattcttctggttttcacgttaggatattcttcaaatgcaatattttagaaatgtttccgactattcaaaataaaataaaaatttacattcgtagcttaTTATTAGTGGTTAGAGATTACGACAACGCGCCCgcaataaacaagtcctgtcacgaactaaacgatttgtttctgaaccagttaccAGTGTTTGATATGAGAGGGCAAAGTGTTTCAGCATGTTGTCTGTGCTTTAAAGTGCTGTCCCAATGTAATTCAACTAAAAATCTGTGtagtttattcaaaacaaaaacagtcaacacggtggaacttggaatagaatcaggaacatggcatctgctgaaaacaatgaacataaactcaatatttcatacggatagacaactcaatttttcagtattataatatcacaactctctatatttcaaatcaatcagcacgataaagattaaacacatacaaaacctaatttggtatatatatatacatacgttatgtcctggttctacaagtaacacaaccaaacgaaatatgctctgatgtaaatataattcaagttttatgacaaaaatattaaagctgTAGTTACTATGTTAGGTTAACTGTAATACTgccctgaattatatttgtattacacttgaaaacctcagttcatacaagaatttgtaaatgggcaaactcccgatgttttatcacttttgggttttctcctactgcggcccgcgaaacatcgccaaaagtttttgcgtcacgccaaccccgaaaccttggaccacccaagggtagatcttatataacggatgctgcaattagtagaaacacaaattaatattgtatcggtaaaagatgtagagaaatcgatcttcaatacgattccagcaAATCTATGGATTCGACACGCATGTAAATTGAGATTCGAATCTTGCTCCATCCAATTCACTAAGACAAGTAATATTTCCACaacgtcttcatatatatatattacaaagtttgtttgagattaaatgtaattactttaagccacatatcaTGTATTTGGAAGCTTGTCAACtatatctacccgttccttattttttataatgtgaaaaattctaattttacgggcattcagcgaatgcgagtatcggcttttctaatcttatttctcatcattctattgctagGACATCGGTGCCGTATGCGATGCAATCACGAGAACCACAAAATACTTCTAAGAAAATGATAACAgaaacaaaatatgtggataataaaatatgtgagtttaactgtctttgacttgtcaaatactggcactatgatcttcaaacctccctttcatactagctcattcatcagaaattgagcaaatgtaaaggttgtgcatgtgggataagtagtttgaagtaaggtttcccactacggttacgagttacgagctaactaaagtcgtatcctgtcctttggtatccaaattattgtcttcaatttatgcaccaacaagaaactttgttatcagcctgaaacacatctgatgttgacatcagtgttaacagtcttagtgcttcagtattggtgttaataataaattgactatttttgacaaatactcaa
This genomic interval from Styela clava chromosome 15, kaStyClav1.hap1.2, whole genome shotgun sequence contains the following:
- the LOC144411767 gene encoding arylacetamide deacetylase-like, with the protein product MPPLAASDSSLRKLPITNVMTCEYDVLRDDGIIFYERMKALGKRVTHQNWDFGTHALINVYGIVEYYRMEWEMNYMFEVIRKVVKRC